One window of the Oncorhynchus gorbuscha isolate QuinsamMale2020 ecotype Even-year linkage group LG17, OgorEven_v1.0, whole genome shotgun sequence genome contains the following:
- the LOC124001431 gene encoding vacuolar protein sorting-associated protein 27-like, translating into MKLQTVTVLVCLFGASLSLPLYQQQIGILASNSNEILRFNGLTLTGVGFGQTQMQASPFMPQYVIQQQPELGLPQMVNFNPQMGGPFGPQKMFPTQGNQLPPVLYTNAQQEHPGAPQDPNNHNIQINHQQLQNPAQGVPQFPQYYPSFSFPQQPRMQGNPYYTSYGYPNYPQPNQNQVNGQNQQNSEKTPQKPQLPLQAAQPQAPGKVSPLLLLCLNHVLTDNINVASM; encoded by the exons ATGAAGCTGCAGACTGTAACTGTTTTGGTCTGCCTTTTTGGTGCTAGCCTTTCACTTCCT TTATATCAACAGCAAATTGGAATCCTCGCAAGTAACAGCAATGAG ATCTTGCGATTCAATGGACTGACCCTGACAGGTGTAGGCTTTGGGCAAACACAAATGCAG GCGTCTCCGTTCATGCCCCAGTACGTGATCCAGCAGCAACCTGAACTGGGTCTTCCCCAGATGGTGAACTTTAACCCCCAGATGGGAGGCCCTTTCGGCCCCCAGAAGATGTTCCCTACACAGGGGAACCAGCTGCCCCCCGTGCTGTACACCAATGCCCAACAGGAGCATCCTGGGGCCCCCCAGGACCCCAACAACCACAATATCCAAATTAACCACCAGCAACTTCAAAACCCTGCACAG GGGGTTCCCCAGTTTCCTCAGTACTACCCATCCTTTTCATTTCCCCAGCAACCAAGAATGCAG GGCAACCCCTACTACACGTCTTATGGTTACCCCAACTACCCCCAGCCTAACCAGAACCAGGTGAACGGGCAGAACCAGCAGAACTCGGAGAAGACCCCTCAGAAACCACAGCTCCCACTACAG GCTGCTCAACCTCAGGCACCAGGAAAGGTAAGTCCTCTCTTACTACTGTGTTTGAATCATGTACTGACAGATAACATTAATGTGGCCTCTATGTGA